Proteins encoded together in one Capricornis sumatraensis isolate serow.1 chromosome 3, serow.2, whole genome shotgun sequence window:
- the COPS6 gene encoding COP9 signalosome complex subunit 6 isoform X1, translated as MAATAAAANGTGGSSGMEVDAAVVPSVMASGVTGSVSVALHPLVILNISDHWIRMRSQEGRPMQVIGALIGKQEGRNIEVMNSFELLSHTVEEKIIIDKEYYYTKEEQFKQVFKELEFLGWYTTGGPPDPSDIHVHKQVCEIIESPLFLKLNPMTKHTDLPVSVFESVIDIINGEATMLFAELTYTLATEEAERIGVDHVARMTATGSGENSTVAEHLIAQHSAIKMLHSRVKLILEYVKASEAGEVPFNHEILREAYALCHCLPVLSTDKFKTDFYDQCNDVGLMAYLGTITKTCNTMNQFVNKFNVLYDRQGIGRRMRGLFF; from the exons ATGGCGGCGACGGCGGCAGCGGCGAACGGGACTGGAGGGAGCAGCGGGATGGAGGTGGATGCTGCAG TCGTCCCCAGCGTGATGGCCTCCGGAGTGACTGGCAGCGTTTCAGTCGCTCTTCATCCCCTCGTCATTCTCAACATCTCAGACCATTGGATTCGCATGCGCTCGCAGGAGGGGCGGCCTATGCAGG tgATTGGGGCTCTGATCGGGAAGCAGGAGGGCCGAAATATTGAGGTGATGAACTCCTTTGAACTGCTGTCCCACACCGTGGAAGAGAAGATTATCATTGACAAGGAATATTATTACACCAAGGAGGAGCAGT TTAAACAGGTATTCAAGGAGCTGGAGTTTCTGGGTTGGTACACCACAGGTGGGCCACCTGACCCCTCCGACATCCACGTCCATAAGCAG GTGTGCGAGATAATTGAGAGCCCTCTGTTTCTTAAGTTGAACCCTATGACCAAGCACACAGAT CTTCCGGTCAGTGTTTTTGAGTCAGTCATAGATATAATCAATGGAGAG GCCACCATGCTGTTTGCTGAGCTGACCTACACTCTGGCCACAGAGGAAGCAGAACGCATTGGGGTGGACCACGTGGCCCGAATGACAGCAACAGGCAGTGGAGAGAACTCCACTG TGGCTGAACACCTCATCGCACAGCACAGCGCCATCAAGATGCTGCACAGCCGCGTCAAGCTCATcttggagtacgtcaaggcctcTGAGGCAG GCGAGGTCCCCTTTAACCATGAGATCCTGCGGGAGGCGTACGCTCTGTGTCACTGCCTCCCGGTGCTCAGCACAGACAAGTTCAAGACAGACTTCTACGAT CAATGCAATGATGTGGGGCTCATGGCCTACCTTGGCACTATCACCAAGACATGCAACACCATGAACCAGTTCGTGAACAAGTTCAACGTCCTCTATGACCGACAAGGCATCGGCAGGCGGATGCGTGGGCTCTTTTTCTGA
- the COPS6 gene encoding COP9 signalosome complex subunit 6 isoform X2, which translates to MAATAAAANGTGGSSGMEVDAAVVPSVMASGVTGSVSVALHPLVILNISDHWIRMRSQEGRPMQVIGALIGKQEGRNIEVMNSFELLSHTVEEKIIIDKEYYYTKEEQFKQVFKELEFLGWYTTGGPPDPSDIHVHKQVCEIIESPLFLKLNPMTKHTDATMLFAELTYTLATEEAERIGVDHVARMTATGSGENSTVAEHLIAQHSAIKMLHSRVKLILEYVKASEAGEVPFNHEILREAYALCHCLPVLSTDKFKTDFYDQCNDVGLMAYLGTITKTCNTMNQFVNKFNVLYDRQGIGRRMRGLFF; encoded by the exons ATGGCGGCGACGGCGGCAGCGGCGAACGGGACTGGAGGGAGCAGCGGGATGGAGGTGGATGCTGCAG TCGTCCCCAGCGTGATGGCCTCCGGAGTGACTGGCAGCGTTTCAGTCGCTCTTCATCCCCTCGTCATTCTCAACATCTCAGACCATTGGATTCGCATGCGCTCGCAGGAGGGGCGGCCTATGCAGG tgATTGGGGCTCTGATCGGGAAGCAGGAGGGCCGAAATATTGAGGTGATGAACTCCTTTGAACTGCTGTCCCACACCGTGGAAGAGAAGATTATCATTGACAAGGAATATTATTACACCAAGGAGGAGCAGT TTAAACAGGTATTCAAGGAGCTGGAGTTTCTGGGTTGGTACACCACAGGTGGGCCACCTGACCCCTCCGACATCCACGTCCATAAGCAG GTGTGCGAGATAATTGAGAGCCCTCTGTTTCTTAAGTTGAACCCTATGACCAAGCACACAGAT GCCACCATGCTGTTTGCTGAGCTGACCTACACTCTGGCCACAGAGGAAGCAGAACGCATTGGGGTGGACCACGTGGCCCGAATGACAGCAACAGGCAGTGGAGAGAACTCCACTG TGGCTGAACACCTCATCGCACAGCACAGCGCCATCAAGATGCTGCACAGCCGCGTCAAGCTCATcttggagtacgtcaaggcctcTGAGGCAG GCGAGGTCCCCTTTAACCATGAGATCCTGCGGGAGGCGTACGCTCTGTGTCACTGCCTCCCGGTGCTCAGCACAGACAAGTTCAAGACAGACTTCTACGAT CAATGCAATGATGTGGGGCTCATGGCCTACCTTGGCACTATCACCAAGACATGCAACACCATGAACCAGTTCGTGAACAAGTTCAACGTCCTCTATGACCGACAAGGCATCGGCAGGCGGATGCGTGGGCTCTTTTTCTGA
- the MCM7 gene encoding DNA replication licensing factor MCM7 isoform X1, producing MALKDYVLEKEKVKKFLQEFYQDDESGKKQFKYGNQLVRLAHREQVAMYVDLDDIAEDDPELVDSICENTKRYARLFADAVQELLPQYKEREVVNKDVLDVYIEHRLMMEQRSRDPGAARSPQNQYPPELMRRFELYFQGPSSNKPRVIREVRADSVGKLVTVRGIVTRVSEVKPRMVVATYTCDQCGAETYQPIQSPTFMPLIMCPSQECQTNRSGGRLYLQTRGSKFIKFQEMKMQEHSDQVPVGNIPRSITVLVEGENTRIAQPGDHVSVTGIFLPILRTGFRQMFQGLLSETYLEAHRIVKMSKSEEDESGAGELSREELRQITEEDFYEKLAASIAPEIYGHEDVKKALLLLLVGGVDQSPRGMKIRGNINICLMGDPGVAKSQLLSYIDRLAPRSQYTTGRGSSGVGLTAAVLRDSVSGELTLEGGALVLADQGVCCIDEFDKMAEADRTAIHEVMEQQTISIAKAGILTTLNARCSILAAANPAYGRYNPRRSLEQNIQLPAALLSRFDLLWLIQDRPDRDNDLRLAQHITYVHQHSRQPPAQFEPLDMKLMRRYIAVCREKQPTVPESLADYITAAYVEMRREAWASKDATYTSARTLLAILRLSTALARLRMVDTVEKEDVNEAIRLMEMSKDSLLGDKGQTARTQRPADVIFATIRELVSEGQSVRFSEAEQRCISRGFTPAQFQEALDEYEELNVWQVNTARTRITFV from the exons ATGGCACTTAAGGACTACGTGCTCGAGAAAG aaaaagtgaagAAGTTCCTACAAGAGTTTTACCAGGATGACGAATCTGGCAAGAAGCAGTTCAAGTATGGGAACCAGTTG gtTCGACTGGCTCATCGGGAGCAAGTGGCCATGTACGTAGACCTAGATGACATTGCTGAGGATGACCCTGAGCTGGTGGACTCAATTTGTGAGAACACCAAGCGCTATGCCAGGCTCTTTGCTGATGCTGTTCAAGAGCTGCTGCCTCAATACAAGGAGAGGGAG gtAGTAAATAAAGACGTCCTGGATGTTTACATTGAGCACCGGCTAATGATGGAGCAGCGGAGCCGCGACCCGGGGGCAGCCCGAAGCCCTCAAAACCAGTACCCTCCTGAGCTCATGCGCAGATT TGAGCTGTATTTTCAAGGCCCCAGCAGTAACAAGCCTCGTGTGATCCGGGAAGTACGGGCTGACTCTGTGGGGAAGCTAGTAACAGTGCGTGGAATTGTCACTCGTGTCTCTGAGGTCAAACCAAGAATGGTGGTGGCCACTTACACTTGCGACCAGTGCGGGGCGGAAACCTACCAGCCG ATCCAATCTCCTACCTTCATGCCTCTGATCATGTGCCCGAGCCAGGAGTGCCAGACCAACCGCTCAGGAGGCCGACTGTACCTCCAGACTCGTGGCTCCAAATTCatcaaattccaggagatgaagATGCAGGAACAC AGCGACCAAGTGCCCGTGGGAAATATCCCTCGCAGTATCACGGTGCTGGTAGAAGGAGAGAACACAAGGATCGCCCAGCCCGGGGACCACGTCAGCGTTACCGGCATCTTCCTGCCAATCCTGCGCACTGGGTTCCGACAGATGTTCCAG GGTTTACTCTCGGAAACTTATCTGGAAGCTCATCGGATTGTGAAGATGAGTAAGAGTGAGGAGGATGAGTCTGGGGCCGGAGAGCTGAGCAGGGAGGAGCTGAGGCAAATCACAG AGGAGGATTTCTATGAGAAGCTGGCGGCCTCCATCGCCCCAGAGATATATGGGCACGAAGACGTGAAGAAGGCGCTGCTGCTCTTGCTGGTGGGAGGCGTGGACCAGTCTCCTCGAGGCATGAAAATCAGGG gcAACATCAACATCTGCctgatgggggaccctggtgtgGCAAAGTCACAGCTCCTGTCTTACATTGACCGCCTCGCCCCCCGCA GCCAGTACACGACAGGCCGCGGCTCCTCCGGGGTGGGCCTCACGGCGGCTGTGCTGAGAGACTCGGTGAGTGGCGAGCTGACCTTGGAGGGCGGGGCCCTGGTGCTGGCCGACCAGGGAGTGTGCTGCATTGACGAGTTTGACAAGATGGCGGAGGCCGACCGCACAGCCATCCACGAGGTCATGGAGCAGCAGACCATCTCCATTGCCAAGGCGGGCATTCTCACGACGCTCAACGCCCGCTGCTCTATCCTGGCTGCCGCCAACCCTGCCTACGGACGCTACAACCCTCGCCGCAGCCTGGAACAAAATATACAGCTTCCTGCGGCATTGCTTTCCCGGTTTGACCTTCTCTGGCTGATCCAGGACCGGCCCGACCGAGACAATGACCTGAG gttGGCCCAGCACATCACCTACGTGCACCAGCACAGCCGGCAGCCCCCTGCCCAATTTGAACCTTTGGACATGAAACTGATGAG GCGGTACATAGCTGTGTGCCGGGAGAAGCAGCCCACGGTGCCAGAGTCTCTGGCCGACTACATCACAGCGGCGTATGTGGAGATGAGGCGAGAGGCTTGGGCCAGTAAGGACGCCACCTACACTTCGGCCCGGACTCTGCTGGCTATCCTGCGACTGTCCACCGCCCTG GCACGTCTGCGAATGGTGGACACCGTGGAGAAGGAAGATGTGAATGAAGCCATACGGCTGATGGAGATGTCCAAGGACTCACTGCTGGGTGACAAGGGGCAGACAGCTAG gacccagagaccagcAGATGTGATATTTGCCACCATCCGTGAGTTGGTCTCTGAGGGCCAAAGCGTCCGGTTTTCCGAGGCGGAGCAGCGCTGCATCTCTCGTGGCTTCACACCTGCTCAGTTCCAGGAGGCCCTGGACGAGTATGAGGAGCTCAACGTCTGGCAGGTCAACACTGCCCGGACACGGATCACTTTTGTGTGA
- the MCM7 gene encoding DNA replication licensing factor MCM7 isoform X2, with the protein MYVDLDDIAEDDPELVDSICENTKRYARLFADAVQELLPQYKEREVVNKDVLDVYIEHRLMMEQRSRDPGAARSPQNQYPPELMRRFELYFQGPSSNKPRVIREVRADSVGKLVTVRGIVTRVSEVKPRMVVATYTCDQCGAETYQPIQSPTFMPLIMCPSQECQTNRSGGRLYLQTRGSKFIKFQEMKMQEHSDQVPVGNIPRSITVLVEGENTRIAQPGDHVSVTGIFLPILRTGFRQMFQGLLSETYLEAHRIVKMSKSEEDESGAGELSREELRQITEEDFYEKLAASIAPEIYGHEDVKKALLLLLVGGVDQSPRGMKIRGNINICLMGDPGVAKSQLLSYIDRLAPRSQYTTGRGSSGVGLTAAVLRDSVSGELTLEGGALVLADQGVCCIDEFDKMAEADRTAIHEVMEQQTISIAKAGILTTLNARCSILAAANPAYGRYNPRRSLEQNIQLPAALLSRFDLLWLIQDRPDRDNDLRLAQHITYVHQHSRQPPAQFEPLDMKLMRRYIAVCREKQPTVPESLADYITAAYVEMRREAWASKDATYTSARTLLAILRLSTALARLRMVDTVEKEDVNEAIRLMEMSKDSLLGDKGQTARTQRPADVIFATIRELVSEGQSVRFSEAEQRCISRGFTPAQFQEALDEYEELNVWQVNTARTRITFV; encoded by the exons ATGTACGTAGACCTAGATGACATTGCTGAGGATGACCCTGAGCTGGTGGACTCAATTTGTGAGAACACCAAGCGCTATGCCAGGCTCTTTGCTGATGCTGTTCAAGAGCTGCTGCCTCAATACAAGGAGAGGGAG gtAGTAAATAAAGACGTCCTGGATGTTTACATTGAGCACCGGCTAATGATGGAGCAGCGGAGCCGCGACCCGGGGGCAGCCCGAAGCCCTCAAAACCAGTACCCTCCTGAGCTCATGCGCAGATT TGAGCTGTATTTTCAAGGCCCCAGCAGTAACAAGCCTCGTGTGATCCGGGAAGTACGGGCTGACTCTGTGGGGAAGCTAGTAACAGTGCGTGGAATTGTCACTCGTGTCTCTGAGGTCAAACCAAGAATGGTGGTGGCCACTTACACTTGCGACCAGTGCGGGGCGGAAACCTACCAGCCG ATCCAATCTCCTACCTTCATGCCTCTGATCATGTGCCCGAGCCAGGAGTGCCAGACCAACCGCTCAGGAGGCCGACTGTACCTCCAGACTCGTGGCTCCAAATTCatcaaattccaggagatgaagATGCAGGAACAC AGCGACCAAGTGCCCGTGGGAAATATCCCTCGCAGTATCACGGTGCTGGTAGAAGGAGAGAACACAAGGATCGCCCAGCCCGGGGACCACGTCAGCGTTACCGGCATCTTCCTGCCAATCCTGCGCACTGGGTTCCGACAGATGTTCCAG GGTTTACTCTCGGAAACTTATCTGGAAGCTCATCGGATTGTGAAGATGAGTAAGAGTGAGGAGGATGAGTCTGGGGCCGGAGAGCTGAGCAGGGAGGAGCTGAGGCAAATCACAG AGGAGGATTTCTATGAGAAGCTGGCGGCCTCCATCGCCCCAGAGATATATGGGCACGAAGACGTGAAGAAGGCGCTGCTGCTCTTGCTGGTGGGAGGCGTGGACCAGTCTCCTCGAGGCATGAAAATCAGGG gcAACATCAACATCTGCctgatgggggaccctggtgtgGCAAAGTCACAGCTCCTGTCTTACATTGACCGCCTCGCCCCCCGCA GCCAGTACACGACAGGCCGCGGCTCCTCCGGGGTGGGCCTCACGGCGGCTGTGCTGAGAGACTCGGTGAGTGGCGAGCTGACCTTGGAGGGCGGGGCCCTGGTGCTGGCCGACCAGGGAGTGTGCTGCATTGACGAGTTTGACAAGATGGCGGAGGCCGACCGCACAGCCATCCACGAGGTCATGGAGCAGCAGACCATCTCCATTGCCAAGGCGGGCATTCTCACGACGCTCAACGCCCGCTGCTCTATCCTGGCTGCCGCCAACCCTGCCTACGGACGCTACAACCCTCGCCGCAGCCTGGAACAAAATATACAGCTTCCTGCGGCATTGCTTTCCCGGTTTGACCTTCTCTGGCTGATCCAGGACCGGCCCGACCGAGACAATGACCTGAG gttGGCCCAGCACATCACCTACGTGCACCAGCACAGCCGGCAGCCCCCTGCCCAATTTGAACCTTTGGACATGAAACTGATGAG GCGGTACATAGCTGTGTGCCGGGAGAAGCAGCCCACGGTGCCAGAGTCTCTGGCCGACTACATCACAGCGGCGTATGTGGAGATGAGGCGAGAGGCTTGGGCCAGTAAGGACGCCACCTACACTTCGGCCCGGACTCTGCTGGCTATCCTGCGACTGTCCACCGCCCTG GCACGTCTGCGAATGGTGGACACCGTGGAGAAGGAAGATGTGAATGAAGCCATACGGCTGATGGAGATGTCCAAGGACTCACTGCTGGGTGACAAGGGGCAGACAGCTAG gacccagagaccagcAGATGTGATATTTGCCACCATCCGTGAGTTGGTCTCTGAGGGCCAAAGCGTCCGGTTTTCCGAGGCGGAGCAGCGCTGCATCTCTCGTGGCTTCACACCTGCTCAGTTCCAGGAGGCCCTGGACGAGTATGAGGAGCTCAACGTCTGGCAGGTCAACACTGCCCGGACACGGATCACTTTTGTGTGA
- the AP4M1 gene encoding AP-4 complex subunit mu-1 isoform X1, whose translation MISQFFILSSKGDPLIYKDFRGDSGGRDVAELFYRKLTGLPGDESPVVMVTTGGSGGGVVGMRLHHDDRHFIHIRHSGLYLVATTSENISPFSLLELLSRLATLLGDYCGSLGEATISRNVALVYELLDEVLDYGYVQTTSTEVLRNFIQTEAVVSKPFSLFDLSSVGLFGAETQQSKVAPSSAASRPVLSSRSDQSQKNEVFLDVVERLSVLIASNGSLLKVDVQGEIRLKSFLPSGSEMRIGLTEEFCVGKSELRGYGPGIRVDEVSFHSSVYLDEFESHRILRLQPPQGELTVMRYQLSDDLPSPLPFRLFPSVQWDRGSGRLQVYLKLRCDLPPKSQALNVRLHLPLPRGVVSLSQELSSPEQKAELGEGALRWDLPRVQGGSQLSGLFQMDVPGLPGPPGQGPSASAPLGLGPASLSFELPRHTCSGLQVRFLRLAFRPCGNANPHKWVRHLSHSDAYVIRI comes from the exons ATGATTTCCCAGTTCTTCATTCTGTCCTCCAAGGGGGACCCGCTCATCTACAAGGACT TCCGCGGAGACAGCGGCGGCCGGGATGTGGCCGAGCTCTTCTACCGGAAGCTGACGGGACTGCCTGGAGACGAGTCTCCGGTTGTCATGGTAACCACTggcgggagtgggggtggggtggtgggtaTGCGGTTG CACCACGATGATCGTCACTTTATTCACATCAGACACAGCGGTCTCTATTTGGTGGCCACTACTTCAGAAAACATTTCTCCCTTCAGCCTCCTGGAGCTGCTCTCCCG GCTGGCCACTCTTCTGGGTGATTACTGTGGCTCCCTAGGGGAGGCGACCATCTCTCGCAACGTGGCTCTGGTCTACGAACTCCTGGATGAAGTGCTG GACTATGGCTACGTACAGACCACATCCACGGAGGTGCTGAGGAACTTTATCCAGACAGAGGCTGTGGTCAGCAAACCCTTCAGCCTCTTTGATCTCAGCAGCGTTGGCTTG TTTGGGGCCGAGACACAACAGAGCAAAGTGGCCCCCAGCAGTGCAGCCAGCCGGCCAGTCCTGTCCAGCCGCTCTGaccag AGCCAAAAGAACGAAGTGTTTTTGGACGTTGTCGAGAGATTATCTGTACTGATAGCCTCTAAC GGCTCGCTGCTCAAGGTGGATGTGCAGGGAGAGATCCGGCTCAAGAGCTTTCTGCCCAGCGGCTCAG AGATGCGCATTGGCTTAACCGAGGAGTTTTGTGTGGGGAAGTCCGAACTGAGAG gCTATGGGCCGGGAATTCGGGTGGATGAGGTCTCCTTTCACAGTTCGGTATACCTGGATGAGTTTGAATCTCATCGGATCCTCCGTCTGCAGCCCCCTCAGGGTGAG CTGACTGTGATGAGGTACCAACTCTCAGATGacctcccttccccactccccttCCGGCTCTTTCCCTCTGTGCAGTGGGACCGAGGCTCAGGCAG GCTCCAGGTTTATCTGAAGTTACGTTGTGACCTGCCCCCAAAGAG CCAGGCTCTGAACGTCAGGCTGCATCTTCCCCTGCCTCGAGGGGTGGTCAG CCTGTCTCAGGAGCTGAGCAGCCCAGAGCAGAAGGCAGAACTGGGGGAGGGAGCCCTTCGCTGGGACCTGCCTCGAGTGCAAGGAGGCTCTCAGCTTTCAGGCCTTTTCCAG ATGGACGTCCCGGGCCTCCCTGGGCCTCCCGGCCAAGGCCCCTCCGCCTCGGCTCCTTTGGGGCTGGGCCCCGCCAGCCTCTCCTTTGAACTGCCCCGGCACACGTGCTCCGGCCTCCAGGTCCGCTTTCTCCGGCTGGCATTCAGACCCTGCGGCAACGCCAACCCCCACAAATGGGTGCGACACCTAAGCCACAGCGACGCCTACGTCATTCGGATCTGA
- the AP4M1 gene encoding AP-4 complex subunit mu-1 isoform X2 has translation MISQFFILSSKGDPLIYKDFRGDSGGRDVAELFYRKLTGLPGDESPVVMHHDDRHFIHIRHSGLYLVATTSENISPFSLLELLSRLATLLGDYCGSLGEATISRNVALVYELLDEVLDYGYVQTTSTEVLRNFIQTEAVVSKPFSLFDLSSVGLFGAETQQSKVAPSSAASRPVLSSRSDQSQKNEVFLDVVERLSVLIASNGSLLKVDVQGEIRLKSFLPSGSEMRIGLTEEFCVGKSELRGYGPGIRVDEVSFHSSVYLDEFESHRILRLQPPQGELTVMRYQLSDDLPSPLPFRLFPSVQWDRGSGRLQVYLKLRCDLPPKSQALNVRLHLPLPRGVVSLSQELSSPEQKAELGEGALRWDLPRVQGGSQLSGLFQMDVPGLPGPPGQGPSASAPLGLGPASLSFELPRHTCSGLQVRFLRLAFRPCGNANPHKWVRHLSHSDAYVIRI, from the exons ATGATTTCCCAGTTCTTCATTCTGTCCTCCAAGGGGGACCCGCTCATCTACAAGGACT TCCGCGGAGACAGCGGCGGCCGGGATGTGGCCGAGCTCTTCTACCGGAAGCTGACGGGACTGCCTGGAGACGAGTCTCCGGTTGTCATG CACCACGATGATCGTCACTTTATTCACATCAGACACAGCGGTCTCTATTTGGTGGCCACTACTTCAGAAAACATTTCTCCCTTCAGCCTCCTGGAGCTGCTCTCCCG GCTGGCCACTCTTCTGGGTGATTACTGTGGCTCCCTAGGGGAGGCGACCATCTCTCGCAACGTGGCTCTGGTCTACGAACTCCTGGATGAAGTGCTG GACTATGGCTACGTACAGACCACATCCACGGAGGTGCTGAGGAACTTTATCCAGACAGAGGCTGTGGTCAGCAAACCCTTCAGCCTCTTTGATCTCAGCAGCGTTGGCTTG TTTGGGGCCGAGACACAACAGAGCAAAGTGGCCCCCAGCAGTGCAGCCAGCCGGCCAGTCCTGTCCAGCCGCTCTGaccag AGCCAAAAGAACGAAGTGTTTTTGGACGTTGTCGAGAGATTATCTGTACTGATAGCCTCTAAC GGCTCGCTGCTCAAGGTGGATGTGCAGGGAGAGATCCGGCTCAAGAGCTTTCTGCCCAGCGGCTCAG AGATGCGCATTGGCTTAACCGAGGAGTTTTGTGTGGGGAAGTCCGAACTGAGAG gCTATGGGCCGGGAATTCGGGTGGATGAGGTCTCCTTTCACAGTTCGGTATACCTGGATGAGTTTGAATCTCATCGGATCCTCCGTCTGCAGCCCCCTCAGGGTGAG CTGACTGTGATGAGGTACCAACTCTCAGATGacctcccttccccactccccttCCGGCTCTTTCCCTCTGTGCAGTGGGACCGAGGCTCAGGCAG GCTCCAGGTTTATCTGAAGTTACGTTGTGACCTGCCCCCAAAGAG CCAGGCTCTGAACGTCAGGCTGCATCTTCCCCTGCCTCGAGGGGTGGTCAG CCTGTCTCAGGAGCTGAGCAGCCCAGAGCAGAAGGCAGAACTGGGGGAGGGAGCCCTTCGCTGGGACCTGCCTCGAGTGCAAGGAGGCTCTCAGCTTTCAGGCCTTTTCCAG ATGGACGTCCCGGGCCTCCCTGGGCCTCCCGGCCAAGGCCCCTCCGCCTCGGCTCCTTTGGGGCTGGGCCCCGCCAGCCTCTCCTTTGAACTGCCCCGGCACACGTGCTCCGGCCTCCAGGTCCGCTTTCTCCGGCTGGCATTCAGACCCTGCGGCAACGCCAACCCCCACAAATGGGTGCGACACCTAAGCCACAGCGACGCCTACGTCATTCGGATCTGA